Genomic DNA from Oncorhynchus mykiss isolate Arlee chromosome 2, USDA_OmykA_1.1, whole genome shotgun sequence:
ccacagcagacagacaccaCAGCAGACAGCCACCACAGCAGACAGCCACCACAGCAGACAGCCACCACAGCAGACAGCCACCACAGGAGACAGCCACCACAGGAGACAGCCACCACAGGAGACAGCCACCACAGTAGATAGACACCCCACCACAGTAGATAGACACCCCACCACAGTAGATAGACACCccaccacagcagacagacaccacagcagacagacaccccatgtcacgttcgttataaggatcggaccaaggcgcagcgtggtatgcgtacattcttatttatttaaagaatgaacactgaacaaactaacaaaataacaaaccgaaccgtgaagctatacaaacgagtgctgacaggcaactacacatagacaagatcccacaagcaccaaagggaaatggctacctaaatctgatccccaatcagagacaacgataaatcagctacctctgattgggaaccatatcaggccaccatagacatacaaatcacCTAGACCTACTAAAactctagacaatacaaaaactagcgtgcccaccctagtcacaccctgacctaaccaaaatataaagaaaacagagatatctctggtcagggcgtgacaccccaCCACAGCAGACATACTCCACAGGAGACAAACACCACAGCAGACAGGCAGccacctcagacagacagacaccacaggAGGCAGACACCACAGGAGACAGGCACCCACCTCAGACAGAcgccacagcagacagacaccacagcagacagacaccacagcagacagacaccacagcagacagacaccacagcagacagacaccaCAGCAGACCGACACCACAGCAGACCGACACCACAAACTGACTCCACAGGAGAAGGTAGGTGAGTAGAGGGAGAAGTCAAGGAGGCAGCATCACCAGCACTACTATTATCACATAATGCAAAAGCAGACTAATATTGGAATATTCTCACAAATGTGTCCTGTTTTTCCAATACATGATACCATGAATGACCTTCCCATCAGCTGGACACATAACTTCCTCTGAgggtgagggtagagagagagagcagaggggtctcgtgtggctcagttggcagagcatggcacttgcaacgccagggttgtgggttagatTCCCACGAGGGACCAGTATGGAGATAAAGTacagaaatgtaaccactctggataagagcatctgctaaatgactgaaacaTAAAGCAGTATTCACTTTTTGAGCGACCAAATAAAATGCAACAAATTGCAATTAAAATACAGAGTAGCTTTATTTATAGAATACAGCATCAGTTTTTGCAAAAATAGTTCTATCATAGACAAACAAACTGCGACCCCAATGACACACTATTCAATATACAccgagtggacaaaacattaggaacaccagctctttccatgacacagactgaccaggtgaaaccaggtgaaagctatgatcccttattgatgtcacctgttaaatcaacttcaatcagtgtagatgaagaggaggagacagattaaagaaggagttttaagccttgagacaactgagacatggattgtttatctgtgccattcagagggtgacaaAAGATTCAAGTGCGGTATGGGTGTAGGTGCCAGTCACACCGGTTTGAGAGGATTACATactgtgggaagaattggagtcaacacgggccagcatccctgtggaacgcttttgataCCTTGGAgtgtccatgccccgacgaattgaggctgttctgagggctaaAGGGGGCGCAACTCAAAATTaggcaggtgttcttaatgttttgtacacttggtgtatagtgcactatatttgaccagggccccatccCAGTTTATAGTAACAGAGTCTCCAAGACATATATTAACTAGCAGAAGTGTCCCGATGAAAACAGTAAAGACAGGACAAGATGAAACAGCATTAAAATAAAATAGGTGAGACTTGTCATAATAATAAACAGCATATTGTGTTCAGGAAGAAGGAAAAACGACCTCTTGAAACATGCGATGCATAATGTGAGGGTGTGGAAATACCATGCCAAgttgttttctctttatttattttcaaataaaaaTGTCCTCACAGTGACTGTTCAAATAGAAACGTAAGAAACCAAACCCGAAAAGGAGAACAAACAGCACACTGGGAACAGACGTCTAGTTTCGATTTACATGTGGTCAAGTTGTCAAAtaatgtgaattcaacgtgaaatgaACAAAACATTTCACGATGTCAtttgatttaggttaaaagtcgtgtggggaaaaaaaaaaatacgAAATGACCTTACGCTGATGACtattttcaaatccaatcagttttctgTGTTGATAACGTCATCACATTGAGTTATTTGGTTgaaatgtggaaacaacgttgattcaaccagtattTGTCCAGTGGGAAGAAATTGGCCATCTACTTTTATTCTCTGATCAGAATGGACAGTAATTCAGGATTACACGTAACAATGTGGAAGTGAATTAGCTAGTCCCAGATCCGTTTATATCATCTTGTGAACTCAAACAGACTGGGACCAAGGCTAGACGTGATTGGAAAGCATAGAAAGAAAAGGCATGTGTGTTTTCAACTGTCCCTCCTACTCTGGGAATGTCAGTGTCAACTATCTATCAGTATTTATAAATGTAATGGAGGGAAGGGCacctttgatgggggtgggggccacaacaaATCTGAAAGCTGCAGTGGCTAgcgggtctgcgtacccacacaTGTAGTCAGAGCTACATTTTGTTGTTAGTGGCCCCCCTCTTGACAGTGGAGATAAtctatatagatattttttattgttcatttcctgcaattagACAATACAATATATAGAGAAAATGTTGTACTTTTAAAATAAGTTTGATGCAATTCTACTTCTCTCCATGTGGAGTAGAGAACATTTTGCAATTTTATAACTAATtccatgcaattctactcattttgctgTGGGGCGGAGAGAAAGATTTGCAGTttttaagctaatttcctgcaattctaaacaTTTGGTTAATATCCATGGGCACCCTCAGTCtgtaatttgaccatgattactacagGTTTAGATAGCTGGGATAGACTAATTTACAAATCGAAAAAATTTAAATTGACACGGGCTAATtcagtgactgtcagtgactgtcagtgacaaaaactgctgatgcacaaccaccaTGTAAAAAATGCAccatgtgtattctactattcttactctcAACAGTCAGTTGAGACCCCAACTGagttcacattttttaaatgtgttgttatttattcatttttcCGTTTTTGGGCCGCGGTACCTGATCTAATGCAAATGAAGGAACATAAACATACACTTGAGTAAAGTACATATAAGTGAATGAAATGGGTTATGTCCCAAATAGCACATTACTCCCTTTactgtacagtgcactactttggattaCAGCCTTATGggtgctggtcaaaagtagtgcactataaagggaatagggtgccatttgtgacgtaCGCATGAACTATGATGCTTGAAACTTAACGAGGTTCATCATGGTCATGTCTTTGATAGGCCATTGTGGAGTGGATTTACAAAATATTTAAATGGACACGGATTTCCTGTTTTATCAATAACTCAGCCATCTCTTAACTttaaggcctcccgagtggctcagcggtttaaggcactgcatggcagtgctagaggagtcactacagaccctggttcgattccaggcagtatcacaaccggccgtgattgggcgcacaattggcccagcgtcgtccgggtttggctggggtaggctgtcattgtaaatgagaatttgttcttaactgaattgccaggttaaatatatatatttttaaatgtgcgTGTTTCTTTGTTGGTGAAATGGtgctttatttatttaaacaGCTCAGGACATCTGCTGGTATATGTATCATGTACGTAAAAATGTCATTTCCATGACTTCTTCTGTCCGTTTCTATGCAATAATTGACCACATCTCCAACTCATCAAGCATTAATCTAAAAACACCTGCATTACAATGAAAATATTTACTGCAAGACTGCAAGGTTCCTCTAACCTTCTTTGTCTGCATCGATAGGAATCATATGCCTATTTTTCacatatatattttataacatatacactaccgttcaaaagtttggggtcacttagaaatgtccttgtttttgaaagaaaagcacattttttgtccattaaaataacatcaaattgatcagaaatacagtgtagacatggttaatgctGTAGCAtattcacatacacacattgtTTGGTGTGTATTCCCCAATCACTGATGTCAAACTGATTAAATTAAGTTGTGTGAAGTACCTTTCACTTTGTTTTAATACTTGTCAATGTAAAGATACCTTTTCATAGTAAAACTGGAAGAATTTAAATAACCTCAAGCTTTTGAgaaatgagtagatgtgtccttGCTGAATCGCTACCAAATTGTTGTTTATTGTGGATTGTCTTCATATTATCATGACCTTCCCCACCCAGACCATGATTAACCAAAAAGACATGAGATCCCTCTCAAGAGTACCTTGGCAGTAAGTTCAACATTCTGGTCAATTCCTATATCCTAACAAATGAACATTCCCATAATCCCCCTCTGTAATGCTTCCTTAGGGCAGTATTCTGACTTGAGATCCGCAACCTTAACTCAGATTTCAGTGCAAATCGCCCATTGACGTCAACAAATGATTTACACGGAAATCTGAGTTACTTGTGCCTTTTTCAACTCTGAATGGTTCCCCATAGTAACCAGATGGAACCTaaacacagcagagagacagggagacatttATAAACTATACTGTAGCAATGGGGTGGTAGTTGGGTCTAGGTCTAATCAGACTTGTCCTTTTTCTTTGGTGTAACTTTACTGGCTACAGCAGACCCTACCGCCCCCACTCCCCCCGTCACCATGGAAACGCTGCCCTTGACCAATCCCACGCCGGCGGCCGGCACGCTGGTCACCACCGTCTTGGTGATGTCATAGCTCTTACAGCCCACCCAGGCCACGCCTCCCCATGTCGCTCCGACCGCCCCTTTGGTCATGTTGAAGAGACCGCCGGTCACCCTCCAGATGACCCCCGCCTCGGTCTTAGGGTGGTCCTTCTCTCCGTCTGCAGGGGGGAAtggtggcagagagaaagagagaggcagggaaagggagagggagggagggagaaagagagatagatagatatatagatagagagagaaagagaaagagagaggcagggaaagggagagggagagaaaaagagagatagatagatatatagatagagagagaaaaagaaagagaaagagagaggcagggaaagggagagggagaaagagggatatatagatatatagatagagagagaaagagagaggcagggaaagggagagggagggagggaggatatatagatagagagagaaagagagatgcagggaagggagagggagggagagagaaagagagatagatagatatatagatagagagagaaagagagaggcagggaaagggagagggagggagggaggatatatagatagagagagaaagagagaggcagggaaagggagagggagggagagagaaagagagatagatagatatatagatagagagagaaagagagaggcagggaaagggagagggagagagagagaaagagagatagatagatatatagatagagagagaaagagagaggcagggaaagggcgagagagagagaaagagatcaagagaaagacaaagagagcgtaaaaaaaacaatttatagATTCATCATTTGTGTCTAGGTGCCTGAAAGAAAGTTCCAGATGAAAGCTTTCCATGCGTTTTCTCAATGGTGTTTATAGAGGTAGATTAACATTCCAGTCCCTCAGAGGAACAAACAGGACCACTGACTACAATAACGCCAATCCATCAATCCCATCAATGCCAAATGGCCTaattaggctctggtcaaaagtagtgcactatgtagggaatagggtgccatttgggatgcaaaggGACGCTGGGAAATGTAAGATTGATGTATTGGAGTTATTGTAGTCAGTGGTCCTCCCTAAAGTACAACATCTCAATATGAAGACACATATATCACATATCTGATATTTATATCTGCATGTAGCTCAGCGGTTAGagaattgggccagtaacccgaaaggttgctgtttcaaatccctgagccggctaagtgaaaaatctgtcgatgtgcccttgagcaaggcacgcaaccctaattgctcctgtaagtcgctctgcatAAGAGCTtcagctaaatgactcaaatgttaaATGTACCTAGGGATGGAGGAGAACGTTCTTGTCTGCTCTA
This window encodes:
- the LOC110499897 gene encoding transmembrane protein 263, with amino-acid sequence MKVPSDENEVVEEASSSSSSVDNSNNEEIPPYLREEPPEDGEKDHPKTEAGVIWRVTGGLFNMTKGAVGATWGGVAWVGCKSYDITKTVVTSVPAAGVGLVKGSVSMVTGGVGAVGSAVASKVTPKKKDKSD